From one Trueperella pyogenes genomic stretch:
- a CDS encoding FadR/GntR family transcriptional regulator has protein sequence MLSDKSAQVLLQKYSTATFPGHLHEPIAAVNRSSATIDAIKAYILNHDLKPGDALPTEATLCETLQVSRSSVREALRKLEALDIVQVYQGRGSFVGDMSLEPMVETLVLRFALDKSAGTESLRQVVSMRRFIDLGVAQAVTGAMVGTSNPELHQLVDRMVAQASAGKRYMDDDIAFHTGIMAYLNNELLTQLNAAMWLVHQTVVPKLQEGRSEQVEQLLETAHAHQRMLETAEAGDTHAYRQAVVDHYAPLAAILDLD, from the coding sequence ATGTTGTCAGACAAGTCAGCGCAAGTGCTTTTGCAAAAGTACTCAACGGCCACCTTCCCTGGCCATCTCCATGAGCCTATTGCTGCGGTTAATCGTTCATCGGCGACGATCGACGCGATCAAAGCCTATATCCTCAATCACGATCTCAAACCTGGTGATGCGCTGCCGACTGAAGCGACGCTGTGTGAGACGCTCCAAGTCTCCCGCTCCTCGGTGCGCGAGGCTTTGCGCAAACTGGAAGCACTGGACATCGTCCAGGTCTACCAGGGGCGCGGTTCCTTTGTGGGGGACATGTCGCTCGAACCCATGGTCGAGACTCTCGTGCTCCGCTTTGCGCTGGACAAGTCCGCCGGGACGGAGTCCTTGCGCCAGGTCGTCTCGATGCGCCGATTCATCGACCTCGGCGTAGCACAGGCGGTCACTGGCGCAATGGTCGGCACGTCAAATCCTGAGCTACACCAGCTCGTGGATCGGATGGTGGCTCAGGCTAGCGCGGGGAAGCGATACATGGATGACGACATTGCCTTCCATACCGGCATCATGGCCTACCTCAACAACGAGCTCCTCACCCAGCTGAATGCCGCGATGTGGCTCGTCCACCAAACCGTTGTTCCGAAATTGCAAGAAGGGCGTAGCGAGCAGGTTGAACAGCTGCTTGAAACCGCTCACGCTCACCAGCGCATGTTGGAGACGGCCGAAGCGGGAGACACCCACGCCTATCGGCAGGCCGTCGTCGACCACTACGCCCCCTTGGCTGCGATTCTGGATCTTGACTAG
- a CDS encoding alpha/beta hydrolase — MFNTLSSALSAVEVGAGPLVVLCHGVTDNAASLSDLVRRLAPEYRIVALDCLGHGLSRRFHDDELAAPLDSALVALEDALEVLVQEHGPALVIGHSMGGALASRLATKRPELFTGLICEDPAWLSPEQASSYKTSLPRIRASHEDIRRDPAAALAANRCAYPDWPEDERPGWLAGKLQVDPDFLAVGEMGYVDWCEWVGEIAVPTLVVSSDGEDVLLGHSGLAKIDALGNSHIATALLPGCGHCVRRDNAQGFSDLIAPFLDRVHPPLDFAAAIRRPGTEPQVGAQPSATASFFIQPELRAALAQPYYPQWDPIGTRERGRQALAPIPVVKGVQLTVAEIDGLETRVWAPPAPSAVVVSLHGGGFMAGSARADDERNADMARRLNAAVVSPEYRLTPEHPFPAGALDCSTIAEWAMTEWDLPFYLYGDSAGGSLAETVAAMLLEDGRRIDGLIMIEPFLDPSMSGRSIRTYANAQTWNRDKSYHAWKAYLDGRHPRVLPRLVGVVEHRPRVLTIVASADVLRDEGIAWTTALVDAGFDAALHMLSGTYHVGLTIPGTRVRERVFGLITDFMAAQAERPE, encoded by the coding sequence ATGTTCAACACATTATCTTCAGCACTGTCCGCCGTCGAAGTCGGTGCGGGTCCGCTCGTCGTGTTATGTCACGGCGTCACGGACAACGCGGCGTCCCTGTCTGATCTCGTCCGCCGTCTTGCACCCGAGTACCGGATTGTGGCCCTGGACTGCCTGGGTCACGGCCTCTCGCGCCGCTTTCACGACGACGAACTGGCAGCTCCCCTCGACAGCGCGCTCGTAGCATTGGAGGATGCCCTCGAGGTACTTGTCCAGGAACATGGGCCAGCTCTAGTGATCGGCCACTCCATGGGCGGAGCACTGGCCAGCCGCCTGGCAACAAAGCGCCCCGAGCTTTTCACTGGGCTCATCTGCGAGGATCCCGCCTGGCTCTCCCCAGAACAGGCGTCCTCTTACAAGACCAGCCTCCCGCGCATCCGCGCCTCTCATGAAGACATCCGCCGCGACCCGGCCGCCGCCTTGGCCGCTAACCGTTGCGCATACCCGGACTGGCCCGAGGATGAACGCCCAGGTTGGCTCGCTGGCAAGCTGCAGGTGGATCCCGATTTCCTCGCCGTCGGCGAGATGGGGTACGTAGATTGGTGCGAGTGGGTCGGAGAGATCGCTGTCCCCACGCTCGTCGTCTCGAGCGACGGCGAAGACGTCCTCCTCGGCCACTCTGGGCTAGCCAAGATCGACGCGCTGGGTAACTCCCATATCGCCACGGCCCTCCTGCCCGGTTGCGGCCACTGTGTGCGCCGGGATAATGCACAGGGGTTTTCCGATCTCATCGCCCCCTTCCTCGACCGCGTTCATCCCCCACTCGATTTCGCTGCGGCAATCCGCCGGCCCGGAACCGAACCGCAGGTCGGCGCCCAACCCAGCGCGACGGCGTCGTTCTTTATACAACCCGAGCTGCGTGCCGCATTGGCTCAGCCTTACTATCCGCAGTGGGATCCTATCGGAACTCGCGAGCGCGGCAGACAGGCGCTAGCCCCGATCCCGGTGGTCAAGGGTGTGCAGCTGACGGTCGCGGAGATTGATGGCCTGGAGACGCGCGTGTGGGCTCCGCCGGCACCTAGTGCCGTTGTCGTGTCTCTCCATGGCGGAGGTTTCATGGCTGGTAGCGCGCGCGCCGACGACGAGCGCAACGCTGACATGGCTCGCCGGCTGAATGCCGCAGTCGTCTCCCCCGAATATCGACTCACCCCTGAGCACCCTTTTCCCGCAGGCGCACTTGACTGCAGCACCATCGCAGAATGGGCGATGACCGAGTGGGATTTGCCCTTCTATCTCTACGGCGATTCCGCCGGGGGCAGTCTGGCAGAAACTGTGGCAGCGATGCTGCTCGAAGACGGCCGTCGCATCGATGGCCTCATTATGATTGAGCCCTTCCTGGATCCTTCCATGAGCGGGCGATCCATCCGAACGTACGCCAACGCGCAGACATGGAACCGCGATAAGTCGTATCACGCATGGAAGGCCTATCTCGATGGAAGACATCCGCGCGTGCTGCCGCGCCTGGTCGGCGTCGTGGAACACCGCCCGCGAGTACTGACGATAGTGGCTAGCGCAGATGTGCTCCGCGATGAGGGCATCGCATGGACGACTGCGCTGGTAGATGCCGGTTTCGATGCCGCACTGCATATGTTATCTGGGACGTATCATGTTGGACTGACGATTCCCGGCACCCGCGTGCGTGAGCGCGTATTCGGTCTGATCACCGACTTCATGGCAGCCCAGGCAGAACGGCCAGAATAG
- a CDS encoding ABC transporter permease — MNNLLRLLGRRLIALPIMVIGVTLLVFFIMSLSPIDPAYTALGEYATPEALDEFRVAHGLNDPFFVQYGHYVINMFQGDLGIYGVGETNRVSDMVMGALPVTLSLTFYGLIIAILLAFPLGIIAAIYRDRWPDQVIRVLSVIFIGTPSFWLASLLVLAFVGGSLPVSGDLPSMTDNFSGWFLRMLLPAISLAIPVIGQMTRVVRTSMVEELDRDYVRTALGAGVPRSVVIGRNVLRNALITPVTVLGLRVGYLMGGAVVIEIIFGLQGMGKVLILGIQNNWVNLVQGGALVVAIAFIIVNIIVDMLYLLINPRIRSV; from the coding sequence ATGAATAATCTCCTCAGACTTCTCGGGCGGCGCCTGATTGCGCTGCCCATCATGGTGATCGGCGTAACCTTACTCGTCTTCTTCATCATGTCACTTTCGCCGATTGACCCGGCCTACACGGCTCTCGGTGAGTATGCAACGCCGGAGGCGCTGGATGAATTCCGGGTAGCTCACGGCCTCAACGATCCATTCTTCGTTCAGTACGGTCACTACGTCATCAACATGTTCCAGGGCGATCTGGGCATCTACGGCGTCGGTGAAACGAATCGAGTGAGCGACATGGTGATGGGCGCTCTGCCGGTGACCCTCTCTCTGACGTTCTATGGTTTGATCATCGCTATCCTTCTCGCATTCCCGCTCGGCATCATCGCTGCCATTTACCGTGACCGCTGGCCAGATCAGGTTATTCGCGTCCTATCAGTTATCTTTATCGGAACTCCGTCCTTCTGGCTGGCGTCTCTCCTCGTCTTGGCATTTGTGGGCGGCTCGTTGCCCGTCTCGGGCGATCTGCCGAGCATGACCGACAACTTCAGCGGCTGGTTCCTGCGAATGCTGCTGCCCGCTATCTCGCTCGCCATTCCGGTTATCGGTCAGATGACGCGTGTGGTGCGCACCTCGATGGTTGAAGAGCTGGACCGTGACTACGTGCGAACCGCCCTCGGAGCTGGCGTCCCCCGCTCGGTCGTCATCGGCCGCAACGTCCTACGCAACGCGCTCATTACGCCCGTCACGGTTCTGGGCCTTCGCGTCGGCTACCTCATGGGTGGTGCGGTCGTCATCGAGATTATCTTCGGCCTGCAAGGCATGGGTAAGGTTCTCATTTTGGGCATCCAGAACAACTGGGTCAACCTCGTTCAGGGTGGTGCGCTCGTTGTCGCAATCGCCTTCATCATCGTCAACATCATCGTTGACATGCTCTACCTCCTCATCAACCCGCGTATTAGGTCGGTGTAA
- a CDS encoding ABC transporter substrate-binding protein gives MRSSKRWAKLAAVAAATTLALSACGGGKSNTPATTAAGESTTSAKSSAPSGQLNLGVAYETTNYDPSTTSSALAMGTNWHVVEGLYEFDMSNYKLFPALAAGEPKKISDTEYEITLRDGAKFSDGKDVTTKDFLESYKRTTADTSIYKQFFTFIDSVAAKDDKTISVKLKYPFAALAERLVDVKVIPASSNQKDMTAKPVGTGPFKYETISNTVVEAVPNEFYNGPKPAKVAKMHWDVLKDDTARLAAALGGTIDVMETVPSATKDQLKAAGWTLDEVPGYNNPFLMFNTTKAPFDKKDVRKAFHYAIDREKLVKDAMGGDATVASSFLPKSNPMYKEAAEQFTMDTAKAKAAFEAAGLKEITLITTDHPWIANLAPQIRKDLEAAGLTVNVQSMASGDLYANFADVDNPTFDVALAPGDPSVFGIDPGIIINWWYGDNVWTQKRGAWGKTNPEGFKKLSEIVSAAEQATGDAAKAKWGEAQDLIADEAPIFPLFHRTMITGINGAKVVGGHGIGTTGLNFVGASVK, from the coding sequence ATGCGTTCTTCCAAGCGCTGGGCGAAGCTGGCGGCGGTAGCCGCGGCAACCACGCTCGCCCTGTCCGCCTGTGGCGGAGGAAAATCGAACACCCCGGCAACTACCGCTGCAGGTGAGTCGACGACGTCCGCAAAGAGCAGCGCACCGTCTGGTCAGTTGAACCTCGGTGTTGCCTACGAGACCACGAACTACGATCCGTCCACCACCTCATCGGCACTCGCCATGGGTACGAACTGGCACGTGGTAGAGGGCCTGTACGAATTCGACATGTCCAACTACAAGCTCTTCCCCGCGCTTGCTGCCGGTGAGCCGAAGAAGATCTCTGATACCGAGTACGAAATCACGCTGCGCGATGGCGCCAAGTTCTCGGACGGAAAAGACGTCACCACGAAGGACTTCCTCGAGTCCTACAAGCGTACGACGGCCGACACTTCGATTTACAAGCAGTTCTTCACCTTTATCGACTCGGTCGCAGCAAAGGATGACAAGACTATCTCCGTCAAGCTGAAGTACCCCTTCGCGGCACTCGCCGAGCGCCTCGTCGACGTCAAGGTCATTCCGGCTTCCTCCAACCAAAAGGACATGACCGCCAAGCCTGTTGGCACCGGCCCGTTCAAGTACGAGACGATCTCGAACACTGTTGTTGAAGCTGTTCCGAACGAGTTCTACAACGGTCCTAAGCCTGCCAAGGTTGCGAAGATGCACTGGGATGTCCTCAAGGACGACACCGCCCGCCTCGCTGCCGCACTCGGTGGCACCATCGACGTGATGGAGACTGTGCCGTCGGCAACCAAGGATCAGCTCAAGGCCGCTGGTTGGACTCTGGATGAGGTTCCGGGCTACAACAACCCCTTCCTCATGTTCAACACCACCAAGGCTCCGTTCGACAAGAAGGATGTCCGCAAGGCCTTCCACTACGCGATCGACCGCGAGAAGCTCGTCAAGGACGCCATGGGCGGCGACGCCACGGTGGCATCCTCCTTCCTCCCGAAGTCCAATCCGATGTACAAGGAAGCTGCTGAGCAGTTCACCATGGACACCGCCAAGGCCAAGGCCGCATTCGAAGCCGCTGGCCTGAAGGAGATTACCCTCATCACTACCGATCACCCGTGGATCGCTAACCTCGCGCCGCAGATCCGCAAGGATCTCGAGGCCGCTGGCCTGACCGTCAATGTCCAGTCGATGGCATCCGGCGATCTCTACGCCAACTTCGCCGACGTCGACAACCCGACCTTCGACGTCGCCCTCGCGCCGGGCGATCCCTCGGTCTTTGGTATCGACCCCGGCATCATCATCAACTGGTGGTACGGCGACAACGTGTGGACCCAGAAGCGCGGCGCTTGGGGCAAGACCAACCCCGAAGGCTTCAAGAAGCTCTCGGAGATCGTCTCCGCAGCTGAGCAGGCCACTGGCGACGCGGCGAAGGCCAAGTGGGGCGAGGCTCAGGATCTCATCGCCGATGAGGCCCCGATCTTCCCGCTCTTCCACCGCACGATGATCACTGGTATCAACGGCGCCAAGGTAGTCGGCGGCCACGGCATTGGCACCACCGGCCTCAACTTCGTCGGAGCTTCCGTCAAGTAA